Genomic segment of Bacteroidales bacterium:
AAACGAATATATATTTGACTTCGACTATGATGCCTCTTTAAGGGATGCATTTCAAACAATAGTTCATTTTTTTTCAATTCATCATCAATTATTATTTGTTCAGGTATTTTTTCAATAAAAGAATGATTTCCAAGCAACCATATTTTATGTGCATAATTCATTGCTTCACTTATAGTATGAGTAGAAAAAATTACAGTTTTATTTTTTTGATGGCATAAGCTGTAAAATAATTCTAAAGTTAAATGCTGATGTTTTGGATCGAGGTGCGAAGTTGCTTCATCGAAGAGCATAATAGGCGTATTTTGAACTAAAACACGTGCGATGGCCGCCCTTTGCATTTCGCCATCGCTCAACTGATTTAAAAAATAATTTTTTTTATGATAAATGTCGGCTTGTTGCATTGCATCGTCAATTATTATACTGGCGTTTTGAGGCTTTGAATATGGAAATAAACCCATGGCAACGTAATCTTTTACCTGTATATATTGTATTTTTGAATTAAATGCTGGTAAAAAAGATATATAACATGCACGTTGATTTATTTTAATTTTATTAATAGGTTTTTCATTGATATAAATGCTTCCTTTTAACGGTTTTTGCAATCCTGCTAATGTTTTTAATAATGTTGATTTTCCAACACCATTTCTTCCAATTACTGCAATCAACATTGGTTTGTTAATACTAATATTTAATTCATAAGAAGGAAAAGCTATCTCTTTGGATGTTTCTTTATATCCACAAATTAAGTTATGTGTTGTTAAGGTAGTTACATCCAT
This window contains:
- a CDS encoding ABC transporter ATP-binding protein, encoding MDVTTLTTHNLICGYKETSKEIAFPSYELNISINKPMLIAVIGRNGVGKSTLLKTLAGLQKPLKGSIYINEKPINKIKINQRACYISFLPAFNSKIQYIQVKDYVAMGLFPYSKPQNASIIIDDAMQQADIYHKKNYFLNQLSDGEMQRAAIARVLVQNTPIMLFDEATSHLDPKHQHLTLELFYSLCHQKNKTVIFSTHTISEAMNYAHKIWLLGNHSFIEKIPEQIIIDDELKKNELLFEMHPLKRHHSRSQIYIRLVGDGLPLKYTQYALHRYGINTECNHNCHFSVIIKQHSFSKTVWLLKKDNMILKEFDNLYQLIEYLFTN